The following are from one region of the Actinoplanes sp. L3-i22 genome:
- a CDS encoding sensor histidine kinase KdpD, with translation MSVTEAASDRVAVPVPEPVGVLEGIGLSRLGHDVRSPLGSIISLTALMSRKIANGTTDPAQQLHQLRLLNRSATGLLGFFERFVMLVRLESGEFDFPNVTVDCALIAHQVVADLSPAASGPGRHLKLEVHDGPALAAGPAGTAELIIMELADNAMKHGVADAVVRVDAPAGSGQTVISVADHGPGLSAEDLPRIFRPFERGAAASGHDDNGAGLGLPLVLRAALRHGGTLQVATGPSGSVFTVSVPAA, from the coding sequence GTGAGCGTGACCGAGGCTGCGTCTGATCGGGTTGCCGTTCCGGTACCCGAGCCGGTCGGGGTCCTCGAGGGGATCGGCCTGTCCCGGCTCGGCCACGATGTGCGCAGTCCCTTGGGCAGCATCATCAGTCTCACCGCCCTGATGAGCCGCAAGATTGCCAACGGCACCACGGACCCGGCTCAGCAGCTCCACCAGTTACGTCTGCTGAACCGTAGCGCGACCGGGCTGCTGGGCTTCTTCGAGCGGTTCGTGATGCTGGTGAGGTTGGAAAGCGGCGAGTTCGATTTCCCGAACGTGACCGTCGACTGCGCCCTCATCGCCCATCAGGTGGTGGCCGATCTTTCCCCCGCGGCATCCGGGCCCGGTCGTCACCTCAAGCTCGAAGTGCACGACGGCCCGGCGCTTGCGGCGGGCCCGGCGGGCACTGCCGAGCTGATCATCATGGAACTGGCGGACAACGCCATGAAACACGGCGTGGCTGACGCGGTGGTTCGAGTCGACGCTCCGGCCGGATCCGGTCAGACCGTGATCAGTGTCGCCGATCACGGGCCCGGCCTGTCCGCCGAAGATCTCCCTCGGATCTTCCGGCCGTTCGAACGCGGGGCGGCCGCCAGCGGGCACGACGACAACGGAGCCGGGCTCGGCCTGCCACTGGTACTGCGGGCCGCCTTGCGGCACGGCGGAACGTTGCAGGTGGCCACCGGTCCGTCCGGCAGCGTCTTCACCGTGTCGGTGCCGGCGGCGTGA
- a CDS encoding SAM-dependent methyltransferase: protein MSSEDAPFKVDATTPHPARRYDYWLGGKDNFQVDRDAADAIEKHFPTVRLLAQENRWFLHRAVRFAGRELGIRQFLDIGTGIPTSPNTHQVAQEIDPAARIVYVDNDPLVLTHARALLTGTPQGRTAYIDADLREPRKILDHADTVAALDFTQPVALIMLAVLHFIKDEENPRAIVDTLVDALPDGSLVVVSHGTPEHVTAEQAAKIGRADASQARVRSGTELAALFTRPDLRFVAPVTSISQWWPQDAPQPRPSVADVAMNGLVARVVRH, encoded by the coding sequence GTGAGCAGCGAAGACGCACCGTTCAAAGTGGATGCTACGACGCCCCACCCGGCGCGGCGCTACGACTACTGGCTCGGCGGGAAGGACAATTTCCAGGTCGACCGGGATGCCGCGGACGCGATCGAGAAGCACTTTCCGACGGTACGGCTGCTCGCCCAAGAGAACCGCTGGTTTCTGCACCGCGCCGTGCGTTTCGCCGGCCGGGAGCTCGGCATCCGGCAGTTCCTGGACATCGGCACCGGCATCCCGACCAGTCCCAACACGCACCAGGTCGCGCAGGAGATCGATCCGGCGGCCCGGATCGTGTACGTCGACAACGACCCGCTCGTGCTCACCCACGCCCGCGCCCTGCTGACCGGCACCCCGCAGGGCCGGACCGCCTACATCGATGCCGACCTGCGCGAACCACGCAAGATCCTGGACCACGCGGACACCGTGGCCGCGCTGGACTTCACCCAGCCGGTGGCCCTGATCATGCTCGCGGTGCTGCACTTCATCAAGGACGAGGAGAATCCGCGGGCCATCGTCGACACCCTGGTCGACGCTCTCCCGGACGGCAGCCTGGTCGTCGTCTCGCACGGCACGCCCGAGCACGTGACCGCGGAGCAGGCCGCCAAGATCGGCCGGGCCGACGCCAGTCAGGCGCGGGTGCGTTCCGGGACCGAGCTGGCCGCGCTGTTCACCCGCCCCGACCTGCGGTTTGTCGCGCCGGTCACCTCGATCTCGCAGTGGTGGCCGCAGGACGCACCCCAGCCGCGCCCGTCGGTCGCCGACGTGGCGATGAACGGCCTCGTGGCTCGGGTCGTCCGGCACTGA
- a CDS encoding response regulator — protein sequence MVTVLVVDDRATNREIARMTLDDAGYDVIEAAEGQPALELARRWHPDLVLTDMIMPGMDGYEFVSELRADTRTADIPVLLYTANYAPSEAEPLAVAYGVTTIVPKSAEPDVLLAAVREAVQARPQPVESPPVTAEHLRTLNAKLVEKVLALDESQARFQALADVSPVGIAAGSIDLTAGYTNPRLSEITGLAANQLHGHGWLRCVPPGERVSLLRQGLPGSHAGDYYGRIDLDGDGRTRWLHTRVRTTFEDGDATGFVATIDDVTAVVDAEEQRHEQQRQYEIAERRRIAERFESLARLSGAIAHDFNNMLNVILSFSEFAQESLRDAVGSELGTAEAEPMLADLATIHRAGQRAAQLAHQLLTFGGREVVQPTVVDPNALVAEVGELAEATIGTQITIVTDLDPGVSNTLIDGNQLSQVLLNLAINARDAMPDGGTLRLRAHNAGPDVPVALAAGDYIRIAVQDNGVGMSPEVIDRAVEPFFTTKPNGQGTGLGLATAFGITRQAGGDLVIESSPGCGTTVSLYLPATDQPLPVPAAEVTVETRATHTILLAEDEDGVREVAARILAKNGYRVLAAAHGQEALEIARHHAGPIHAVLSDVVMPHMNGPELAEQLRTVLPGVPVLFMSGFAGPLMSEQGLLDPGVTVVGKPFTQPELLAAVQETITVSAARDLSTAGGSR from the coding sequence ATGGTCACTGTTCTCGTGGTGGACGACCGTGCCACCAACCGGGAAATCGCCCGCATGACCTTGGACGATGCCGGCTACGACGTGATCGAGGCCGCGGAGGGTCAGCCGGCGCTGGAACTGGCTCGCCGATGGCACCCGGACCTCGTGCTCACCGACATGATCATGCCGGGCATGGACGGCTACGAGTTCGTCAGCGAGCTACGCGCCGATACTCGGACCGCGGACATCCCGGTGCTGCTGTACACCGCCAACTACGCCCCGTCAGAGGCGGAGCCGCTGGCTGTCGCGTACGGGGTGACCACGATCGTGCCCAAGTCCGCCGAACCCGATGTGCTGCTGGCCGCCGTGCGTGAGGCGGTGCAGGCGCGGCCGCAACCGGTCGAGAGCCCCCCGGTCACCGCGGAACATTTGCGCACGCTCAACGCCAAGCTGGTCGAGAAGGTGCTGGCGCTGGACGAGAGCCAGGCCCGGTTCCAGGCGCTGGCCGACGTGTCGCCGGTCGGTATCGCGGCCGGCTCGATCGACCTCACCGCCGGCTACACCAATCCACGTCTGTCGGAGATCACCGGCTTGGCCGCGAACCAGTTGCACGGGCACGGGTGGCTGCGGTGCGTGCCGCCCGGCGAACGGGTGTCCCTGCTGCGCCAGGGCTTGCCCGGCAGTCACGCCGGCGACTACTACGGCCGGATCGATCTCGACGGTGACGGCCGGACCCGGTGGCTGCACACCCGGGTCCGCACGACGTTCGAGGACGGTGACGCCACGGGTTTCGTCGCCACCATCGACGACGTCACCGCCGTCGTCGATGCCGAGGAGCAACGGCACGAGCAGCAGCGCCAGTACGAGATCGCCGAGCGGCGCCGGATCGCCGAACGCTTCGAAAGCCTCGCGCGACTCAGCGGCGCGATCGCGCACGACTTCAACAACATGCTCAACGTCATCCTGTCGTTCAGCGAGTTCGCCCAGGAGTCACTGCGCGATGCCGTGGGTAGCGAACTGGGCACCGCCGAGGCCGAACCGATGCTCGCCGACCTGGCCACTATTCACCGGGCCGGGCAGCGCGCCGCGCAGCTGGCCCATCAGCTGCTCACCTTCGGCGGCCGGGAAGTCGTGCAGCCGACCGTGGTCGACCCGAACGCCCTGGTGGCGGAGGTGGGCGAGCTCGCCGAGGCGACCATCGGCACCCAGATCACCATCGTCACCGACCTGGACCCCGGGGTCAGCAACACGCTGATCGACGGCAACCAGCTCAGCCAGGTGTTGCTGAACCTCGCCATCAACGCCCGCGACGCGATGCCAGACGGCGGCACGCTGCGGCTGCGGGCGCACAACGCCGGCCCCGATGTTCCCGTCGCGCTGGCGGCCGGCGACTACATCCGCATCGCGGTCCAGGACAACGGGGTCGGGATGTCGCCCGAGGTCATCGACCGCGCGGTGGAGCCGTTCTTCACCACCAAGCCCAACGGTCAGGGCACCGGACTCGGTCTGGCGACCGCCTTCGGCATCACCCGGCAAGCCGGTGGTGACCTGGTCATCGAATCGTCACCCGGGTGCGGGACGACCGTCAGCCTCTACCTGCCGGCGACCGATCAGCCGCTACCGGTTCCCGCGGCCGAGGTCACCGTCGAGACCCGCGCGACGCATACGATCCTGCTGGCCGAGGACGAGGACGGCGTGCGCGAAGTAGCCGCCCGGATCCTGGCCAAGAACGGATACCGAGTCCTGGCCGCCGCGCACGGCCAGGAGGCGCTCGAGATCGCTCGACACCACGCCGGTCCGATCCATGCTGTCCTGTCCGACGTCGTCATGCCCCACATGAATGGCCCCGAGCTCGCCGAACAGTTGCGCACCGTGCTGCCCGGCGTACCGGTGTTGTTCATGTCCGGCTTCGCGGGACCGTTGATGAGCGAGCAGGGTCTGCTCGATCCGGGGGTCACCGTCGTCGGCAAGCCGTTCACCCAGCCGGAACTGCTCGCGGCCGTCCAGGAGACGATCACCGTGTCCGCCGCTCGCGATCTGTCCACTGCCGGCGGGAGCCGTTGA
- a CDS encoding CinY protein — protein sequence MAVLLVSCLLSAPAPATAFGTIEGGGQHREHERITRAALACRSGAVSSDGCFEPKSSDQLAGHHKSFGAVGAPDLTEVSDPSAHCDDADYLDGGYPRTRTQATKRLLDCVDHLRGRFREAVERAAGLLDEADALVGAEVDLGVDCVLDAGSEQRAKCQTIEAFGRALHGAQDFYSHSNWADVADPSRPLGADNPPGLGLPAPSPVLELRGTGTPTVPAALSTGCFVLRDRIPGVEACTGRVTHAGLNKDNGTVDPGTGGVTAPTTPRGRLADNFARAVTGAIVETRHQWQEFRAALQAGYGRTRAALMICALTHDDPLDDCRRHRTATVVLVISSGLIGLAGLGLLVFRIGRRHDRLMRSR from the coding sequence GTGGCGGTGCTTCTCGTGAGCTGCCTGCTGTCGGCGCCGGCTCCGGCCACGGCGTTCGGCACGATCGAGGGCGGCGGGCAGCACCGGGAGCACGAGCGGATTACCCGTGCCGCTCTGGCCTGCCGGTCCGGTGCCGTGTCGTCCGACGGCTGCTTCGAACCGAAGTCGTCGGACCAGCTCGCGGGCCATCACAAGTCGTTCGGCGCGGTAGGGGCGCCCGACCTGACCGAGGTGTCCGACCCGAGCGCGCACTGCGACGACGCCGACTATCTCGACGGCGGCTACCCACGCACGCGCACGCAGGCCACCAAACGGCTCCTCGACTGTGTCGACCATCTGCGCGGACGCTTCCGCGAGGCGGTCGAACGGGCCGCGGGCCTGCTCGACGAGGCAGACGCTCTGGTGGGCGCCGAGGTGGATCTGGGTGTCGACTGTGTGCTGGACGCCGGCTCCGAGCAGCGTGCCAAGTGCCAGACCATCGAGGCCTTCGGCCGGGCTCTGCACGGCGCGCAGGACTTCTATTCGCACAGCAACTGGGCCGATGTCGCGGACCCGTCCCGGCCGCTCGGCGCCGACAACCCGCCGGGCCTGGGTCTGCCCGCGCCGAGTCCGGTCCTGGAGCTGCGCGGCACCGGCACACCGACCGTTCCCGCCGCCCTGTCCACCGGCTGCTTCGTCCTGCGCGACCGGATTCCCGGGGTCGAGGCCTGCACCGGTCGTGTCACCCACGCCGGCCTCAACAAGGACAACGGCACCGTCGATCCCGGCACCGGCGGCGTCACGGCGCCGACGACACCGCGAGGCAGACTGGCCGACAACTTCGCCAGGGCCGTCACCGGGGCCATCGTGGAGACCCGGCATCAGTGGCAGGAGTTCCGGGCAGCGCTGCAGGCCGGCTACGGCAGGACGAGGGCGGCTCTGATGATTTGCGCGCTCACCCACGACGATCCGCTCGACGACTGCCGGCGCCACCGTACGGCGACCGTCGTCCTGGTGATCTCATCCGGCCTGATCGGTCTGGCCGGCCTCGGGCTGCTGGTGTTCCGGATCGGCCGGCGGCACGACCGGCTCATGCGTAGCAGGTGA
- a CDS encoding DUF2252 domain-containing protein — translation MTSPEQSTKRRRTAHLSPAERARLGKEARRIAPLDSHAELSPAAKRDPVTTMTADDAARVPELVPIRYGRMLVSPFTFYRGAARVMAADLAPTPVSGFRAQTCGDAHLSNFGFFASAERALVFDINDFDETLPGPWEWDVKRLAASVAVASRANGHNAKQSRRAVLSAATTYRTALRDFAKQTNFQVWYAQLDVDHLLDRLSSTLTAEQMASTKAMMDKARTRNSAQAMAKLSAVVAGERRIVATPPVVVPVEDLLPDASADQLFDAMQDLLEGYGRSLSPDRRLLLGQYRLVHMARKVVGVGSVGTRSWVLLMIGRDDSDPLFLQAKEAGASVLEEYVGASEFEHHGERVVAGQRTMQASSDIFLGTQRVNGIDGKERDFYVRQLRDWKGSVEIEGIRSSGLVAYASVCGWTLARAHARSGDRVAIASYLGSSDRFENAVADFAEAYADLNDQDFRRLEQAVRDGLIKVQKGM, via the coding sequence ATGACCAGCCCGGAACAGAGCACCAAGCGCCGTCGTACCGCGCACCTGAGCCCGGCCGAACGGGCCCGGCTCGGTAAGGAGGCTCGCCGGATCGCGCCCCTGGACTCGCACGCCGAGCTCTCGCCGGCCGCGAAACGGGATCCGGTCACCACCATGACGGCCGACGACGCCGCCCGGGTGCCGGAGCTGGTCCCGATCCGCTACGGGCGGATGCTGGTCTCGCCGTTCACGTTCTATCGCGGCGCGGCGAGGGTGATGGCCGCCGACCTGGCGCCGACACCGGTGTCCGGCTTCCGGGCACAGACCTGCGGAGACGCCCACCTGTCGAACTTCGGCTTCTTCGCCTCGGCCGAGCGCGCCTTGGTGTTCGACATCAACGACTTCGACGAGACCCTGCCGGGCCCCTGGGAATGGGATGTCAAACGGCTGGCCGCCAGTGTCGCGGTGGCCAGCCGGGCGAACGGGCACAACGCGAAGCAGAGCCGCCGCGCGGTGCTCTCGGCCGCCACCACCTATCGCACGGCGCTGCGCGACTTCGCGAAACAGACCAACTTTCAGGTCTGGTACGCCCAGCTCGACGTGGACCACCTGCTCGACCGCTTGAGTTCGACGCTGACCGCCGAGCAGATGGCGAGCACGAAAGCGATGATGGACAAGGCGCGGACCCGCAACAGCGCGCAGGCCATGGCCAAGCTCTCCGCCGTCGTCGCCGGCGAGCGCCGCATCGTCGCCACACCACCGGTCGTGGTGCCCGTCGAGGATCTACTGCCGGACGCGTCGGCCGATCAGCTCTTCGACGCCATGCAGGACCTGCTCGAGGGGTACGGCCGGTCGTTGTCGCCCGACCGGCGCCTGCTGCTGGGGCAGTACCGGCTCGTGCACATGGCTCGCAAGGTCGTCGGTGTCGGCAGCGTCGGAACCCGGTCCTGGGTACTGCTGATGATCGGCCGCGACGACTCCGACCCGCTGTTCCTGCAGGCCAAGGAGGCGGGAGCGTCGGTGCTGGAGGAGTACGTCGGCGCCAGCGAGTTCGAGCACCACGGTGAGCGGGTCGTGGCCGGACAGCGCACCATGCAGGCCAGCAGCGACATCTTCCTGGGCACCCAGCGGGTCAACGGCATCGACGGCAAGGAACGCGACTTCTACGTACGTCAGCTACGGGACTGGAAAGGCTCGGTGGAGATCGAGGGCATCCGGTCGAGCGGCCTCGTGGCCTACGCCTCGGTGTGCGGCTGGACGCTGGCGCGGGCGCACGCGCGCTCCGGCGACCGCGTCGCCATCGCGTCCTACCTCGGCTCCAGCGACCGCTTCGAGAACGCCGTCGCCGACTTCGCCGAAGCCTACGCCGACCTCAACGACCAGGACTTCCGCCGGCTCGAACAAGCCGTCCGCGACGGCCTGATCAAGGTACAGAAAGGAATGTGA
- a CDS encoding M35 family metallo-endopeptidase yields the protein MRISRPPLWAASLAVALAIPVAATVGASAAAAAGTAGLTATVQVGQVTGSAFTVRVTVRNTSSSAVNVLSRDLPQARESKAVLAVTRDGVPVPYRGKVAKLAAPTAADYTRIPAGGAYSATVNLADDYDLSKPGTLAVTLASTQVRASTGATTLRVTDRATVRTTAAIRGAGTRSSVASTTTEKVQISAVAAVSITYRSCTTSEKTSLATAVTNAATMSQKSTTWLTANPSGGGAYATWFGTYSSSRFSRVSSAYTKITSELTSKAITLDCTSNEDYYAYVYPDEPYIIYLCNAFWTAPATGTDSKAGTLIHESSHFTVNGGTDDHVYGQTAAKSLAISSPANAVDNADNYEYFAESR from the coding sequence GTGCGCATCTCTCGACCCCCGCTCTGGGCGGCATCCCTCGCTGTCGCGCTCGCCATTCCGGTGGCCGCCACCGTCGGCGCGAGCGCGGCCGCGGCCGCCGGCACCGCCGGTCTCACCGCGACCGTCCAGGTCGGCCAGGTGACCGGCAGCGCGTTCACCGTGCGTGTCACGGTGCGGAACACGTCGTCGTCGGCGGTCAACGTGCTCTCCCGGGACCTGCCGCAGGCCCGCGAGTCCAAAGCCGTCCTGGCCGTGACCAGGGACGGTGTGCCGGTTCCCTACCGCGGCAAGGTGGCCAAGCTCGCGGCGCCGACCGCGGCCGACTACACCCGCATCCCCGCCGGTGGCGCCTACAGCGCGACCGTGAACCTGGCGGACGACTACGACCTGTCGAAGCCGGGAACGCTCGCCGTCACGCTGGCGTCGACCCAGGTGCGGGCCTCGACCGGGGCGACGACGCTCCGGGTCACCGATCGGGCCACCGTCCGCACCACGGCGGCTATCCGGGGCGCCGGCACCCGGTCCAGCGTCGCGTCGACCACCACCGAGAAGGTGCAGATCTCCGCCGTCGCGGCGGTCAGCATCACCTACCGCAGTTGCACCACGAGTGAGAAGACCTCGCTGGCGACGGCCGTCACCAACGCCGCGACGATGTCGCAGAAGTCCACCACCTGGCTCACGGCGAACCCGTCCGGCGGCGGCGCCTACGCCACCTGGTTCGGCACCTACAGCTCGTCGCGGTTCTCCCGGGTGAGCTCGGCCTACACCAAGATCACCAGCGAGCTGACCAGCAAGGCCATCACGCTCGACTGCACCAGCAACGAGGACTACTACGCCTACGTCTACCCGGACGAGCCCTACATCATCTACCTCTGCAACGCGTTCTGGACGGCGCCGGCCACCGGTACCGACTCCAAGGCCGGAACCCTGATCCACGAGTCGAGCCACTTCACCGTCAACGGTGGTACCGACGACCACGTGTACGGCCAGACCGCGGCGAAGTCGCTCGCCATCTCGAGCCCGGCCAACGCCGTCGACAACGCCGACAACTACGAGTACTTCGCCGAGAGCCGCTGA
- a CDS encoding PAS domain S-box protein: protein MTGRGRLLAPVCGARLTVALCCAVTLLIGITCLAGYVLGIRALTGLAPALPVTSVITSVLLCLFAVGLASRMLPGSPIARRVGSICIGAALAIEGTVITEYLTGRSFGIDQMLFADRVQQWMPGPQPGRQSPHTAAFFLILGAGLLLIDATIAGFEPFRLFAPLIVVLALASALGQIYGVSYLYGTGTVNGTSVPSVAGFLLLATAYVMLRTGRYPVSLLFSLGVGGRMTRRLIPSAVTVIAVVGALVALTGRWGGALRGLDVMAAIAVLLIVMYVALVRAARLLESIGVQQDELNSTLTWERDLNNTILGALHDGVVTSDADGVIVAANDRFSDMIGLPADEILGQRPPYSWWTPEQRNQAITPPQRSALRARVTTETEILRGDGSRLAVARATSAAYTADHDVAVYVVTYTDLTERNEVRAERRTLLERLDHFFDISGDLMCVAGMDGYFKHLNPAWERTLGYPLQQVFDIPYMQCVHPDDRQDAQHNLQALVNAEGGSFSFETRFRHANGQYRWLSWTATPSPAERLIYAVARDITDERADRDARAQLAAIVESTDDAVLTKSPDGIITGWNAGAEHIYGYTADEAIGRPLSLIYPPEQLATAHASLAQALRGEAVKDHEHIGQTKDRAPVHLSVTISALRDLEGTITGVSCIARDITDRIREQADLATARDQAQAADRAKSEFVATVSHEIRTPLNGIIGLNTLMLGTDLQPSQRRFATGINTSAETLLAIINDVLDFSKIEAGKVLADDVDFDLTNVIADALRIAAESARGKDIDVIAGYPPDLQPVRYGDPGRLRQVLINLLGNAVKFTHRGQVRLNVTEQHQDGRCQFTISDTGIGIAPDVLAKLFEPFVQAEQSDNRTYGGTGLGLAISYKLVTVLGGHLDARSTPGVGSTFSFTLPLPTGTAPNAPARSASTLLVGRRLLIASNNSAQAELLTEHARFWGMAVTTTNADALLTDTPASGAISYDIVAVDADAATPLEPIASIARRVRLVLLAGDPADTERLAERAGAVDVLHRPVDPSSFLDCLLRLFSSGTETLTVPALQPQHHGRVLVAEDNEINQLVAEEFLTELGYQVDIAHNGQQAIDMADQNEYVAVLMDCQMPKVDGYQATVQLRASEPPDRHVPIIAMTASAMAADRQRCLDAGMDDCITKPVDLHGLGETLAEWIQRSR, encoded by the coding sequence TTGACCGGGCGCGGCCGGCTGCTCGCCCCGGTGTGCGGAGCACGGCTGACCGTGGCGCTGTGTTGTGCCGTCACACTGCTGATCGGCATCACCTGTCTGGCCGGATACGTGCTGGGCATACGAGCGCTGACCGGGCTGGCGCCGGCGCTGCCGGTCACGTCGGTGATCACCTCCGTGCTGCTGTGCCTGTTCGCCGTCGGGCTTGCCAGCCGGATGCTGCCGGGCTCGCCCATTGCCCGGCGGGTCGGCTCGATCTGCATCGGCGCCGCGCTGGCGATCGAAGGCACGGTCATCACCGAGTACCTGACCGGCCGGAGTTTCGGCATCGACCAGATGCTGTTCGCCGACCGGGTCCAGCAGTGGATGCCGGGCCCGCAGCCCGGCCGGCAGTCCCCGCATACCGCGGCCTTCTTCCTCATCCTCGGTGCCGGCCTTCTGCTGATCGACGCCACCATCGCGGGCTTCGAACCGTTCCGGCTGTTCGCGCCGCTGATCGTCGTGCTCGCGCTGGCATCGGCGCTCGGACAGATATATGGCGTCTCCTATCTGTACGGCACCGGCACGGTCAACGGCACCAGCGTGCCCAGCGTTGCCGGGTTCCTGCTGCTGGCGACCGCCTACGTGATGCTGCGTACCGGCCGTTACCCGGTGAGCCTGCTGTTCTCCCTCGGGGTCGGGGGACGCATGACCCGCCGCCTGATCCCGTCAGCGGTGACGGTGATCGCCGTCGTCGGAGCGCTGGTCGCACTCACCGGCCGATGGGGCGGCGCGCTGCGCGGCCTGGACGTCATGGCGGCCATCGCGGTTCTGCTGATCGTCATGTACGTCGCGCTGGTCCGCGCCGCCCGGCTGCTGGAGTCCATCGGAGTGCAGCAAGACGAACTCAACAGCACCCTCACCTGGGAACGGGACCTGAACAACACCATCCTCGGCGCGTTGCACGACGGGGTGGTCACCAGCGACGCCGACGGCGTGATCGTCGCGGCCAACGACCGGTTCTCCGACATGATCGGCCTACCGGCCGACGAAATCCTCGGGCAACGGCCGCCCTACAGCTGGTGGACACCCGAACAGCGAAACCAGGCGATCACCCCACCCCAGAGATCCGCCCTCCGAGCCCGGGTAACGACCGAAACGGAGATCCTGCGGGGCGACGGCAGCCGGCTCGCGGTCGCCCGCGCGACGTCAGCCGCCTACACCGCCGATCACGATGTCGCGGTCTACGTGGTTACCTACACCGACCTCACCGAACGCAACGAAGTCCGGGCCGAGCGCCGCACCCTGCTCGAACGTCTCGACCACTTCTTCGACATCTCCGGCGACCTGATGTGCGTGGCCGGCATGGACGGCTACTTCAAACACCTCAACCCGGCCTGGGAACGCACCCTCGGCTACCCTCTTCAGCAGGTATTCGACATCCCCTATATGCAGTGCGTCCATCCCGACGACCGCCAGGACGCGCAACACAACCTCCAGGCGTTGGTCAACGCCGAAGGGGGATCGTTCTCCTTCGAAACCCGCTTCCGGCACGCCAACGGTCAGTACCGGTGGCTGAGCTGGACCGCCACCCCATCACCGGCCGAGCGGCTGATCTACGCGGTGGCCCGCGACATCACCGACGAGCGCGCCGACCGTGACGCCCGCGCCCAACTGGCCGCCATCGTCGAATCTACCGACGACGCGGTCCTCACCAAGAGCCCGGACGGCATCATCACCGGCTGGAACGCCGGCGCCGAACACATCTACGGCTACACCGCCGACGAAGCGATCGGCCGGCCACTCTCGCTCATCTACCCACCCGAGCAACTCGCCACCGCCCACGCGAGCCTCGCCCAGGCCCTGCGCGGCGAAGCAGTCAAAGACCACGAACACATCGGTCAGACCAAGGACCGCGCACCGGTGCACCTGTCCGTCACCATCTCGGCGCTGCGCGACCTCGAGGGCACCATCACCGGCGTCTCCTGCATCGCCCGTGACATCACCGACCGCATCCGCGAACAAGCGGACCTGGCCACCGCACGCGACCAGGCCCAAGCGGCCGACCGCGCCAAAAGCGAATTCGTCGCCACGGTCAGCCACGAAATCCGCACCCCGCTCAACGGCATCATCGGACTCAACACCCTGATGCTCGGCACCGACCTGCAGCCCAGCCAGCGACGATTCGCCACCGGCATCAACACCTCCGCCGAAACTCTGCTGGCGATCATCAACGACGTCCTCGACTTCTCCAAGATCGAAGCCGGCAAGGTCCTGGCCGACGACGTCGACTTCGACCTCACCAACGTCATCGCCGACGCGCTGCGCATCGCCGCCGAGAGCGCCCGCGGCAAGGACATCGACGTGATCGCCGGCTACCCACCAGACCTGCAACCGGTCCGGTACGGCGACCCCGGCCGCCTCCGGCAGGTATTGATCAACCTGCTCGGCAACGCCGTCAAATTCACCCACCGTGGCCAGGTCCGGCTGAATGTGACGGAGCAGCATCAGGACGGCCGGTGTCAGTTCACGATCAGCGACACCGGCATCGGCATCGCGCCGGACGTCCTGGCGAAGCTGTTCGAGCCGTTCGTCCAGGCCGAGCAGAGCGACAACCGAACCTATGGCGGCACCGGGCTGGGACTGGCCATCAGCTACAAACTGGTCACCGTGCTGGGCGGCCACCTGGACGCTCGCAGCACCCCCGGCGTCGGCAGCACCTTCTCCTTCACCCTGCCACTGCCGACCGGCACCGCACCCAACGCGCCGGCCCGATCTGCCAGCACCCTGCTCGTCGGCCGGCGCCTACTGATTGCCAGCAACAACAGCGCCCAAGCCGAACTGCTCACCGAACACGCCCGCTTCTGGGGCATGGCAGTCACCACCACCAACGCTGACGCATTGCTCACCGACACACCCGCCAGCGGCGCCATCAGCTACGACATCGTCGCCGTCGACGCTGACGCGGCGACGCCCCTGGAACCTATTGCGAGCATCGCGCGGCGGGTTCGGCTGGTCCTGCTGGCCGGTGATCCGGCCGATACCGAACGCCTCGCCGAGCGCGCCGGTGCGGTAGACGTACTGCACAGGCCGGTCGACCCGTCCAGCTTCCTCGACTGCCTCCTTCGGCTCTTCTCCTCCGGAACCGAAACCCTCACCGTGCCCGCCCTTCAGCCGCAACATCACGGGCGTGTGCTGGTCGCCGAGGACAATGAGATCAACCAGCTGGTCGCCGAGGAGTTTCTGACCGAGCTCGGCTACCAGGTCGACATCGCACACAACGGGCAGCAGGCAATCGACATGGCAGATCAGAACGAGTACGTCGCTGTGCTCATGGACTGCCAGATGCCGAAGGTCGACGGCTACCAAGCCACCGTCCAGCTCCGCGCAAGCGAACCGCCGGACCGGCACGTTCCCATCATCGCGATGACCGCCAGCGCGATGGCCGCCGACCGTCAGCGCTGCCTCGACGCCGGCATGGACGACTGCATCACCAAACCCGTCGACCTGCACGGACTCGGCGAAACTCTTGCCGAATGGATTCAGCGCAGCCGATAG